One genomic segment of Suncus etruscus isolate mSunEtr1 chromosome 15, mSunEtr1.pri.cur, whole genome shotgun sequence includes these proteins:
- the RPS15A gene encoding 40S ribosomal protein S15a translates to MVRMNVLADALKSINNAEKRGKRQVLIRPCSKVIVRFLTVMMKHGYIGEFEIIDDHRAGKIVVNLTGRLNKCGVISPRFDVQLKDLEKWQNNLLPSRQFGFIVLTTSAGIMDHEEARRKHTGGKILGFFF, encoded by the exons ATGGTGCGCATGAACGTGCTGGCCGATGCCCTCAAGAGCATCAACAATGCCGAGAAGCGAGGCAAGCGCCAGGTGCTCATCAGGCCGTGCTCCAAGGTCATCGTGAGGTTCCTGACGGTGATGATGAAGCACG GTTACATTGGTGAATTTGAAATCATCGACGATCACAGAGCTGGGAAAATTGTCGTGAACCTAACAGGCAGGCTGAACAAG TGTGGTGTGATCAGCCCCAGATTTGACGTGCAGCTCAAAGATCTAGAGAAGTGGCAGAACAATCTACTCCCGTCCCGTCAGTTCGG TTTCATTGTACTGACAACCTCAGCTGGCATCATGGACCATGAAGAAGCGAGACGAAAACACACAGGAGGGAAAATCCTGGGATTCTTTTTCTAG
- the ARL6IP1 gene encoding ADP-ribosylation factor-like protein 6-interacting protein 1 produces MAEGDNRSTNLLAAETASLEEQLQGWGEVMLMADKVLRWEKAWFPPAVLAGISLVFLTIYYLDPSVLSGVSCFVMFLCLADYLVPILAPRIFGSNKWTTEQQQRFHEICSNLVKTRRRTMGWWKRLFTLKEEKPKMYFMTMIVSLAAVAWVGQQVHNLLLTYLIVTFFLLLPGLNQHGIISKYIGMAKREINKLLKQKVKKNE; encoded by the exons ATGGCGGAGGGGGATAACCGCAGCACCAACCTGCTG GCTGCCGAAACTGCGAGTCTGGAAGAGCAGCTGCAAGGCTGGGGCGAAGTCATGTTGATGGCTGACAAGGTCCTCCGCTGGGAGAAAGCCTGGTTCCCGCCCGCTGTCCTGGCTGGGATATCTCTGGTGTTCCT GACTATCTACTATCTTGATCCATCTGTCCTGTCCGGAGTTTCCTGTTTTGTCATGTTCCTGTGCTTGGCAGATTACCTGGTTCCCATTCTCGCACCTAGAATTTTTGGCTCCAACAAGTG gaccaCTGAACAGCAGCAGAGATTCCATGAGATCTGCAGTAATCTGGTGAAAACTCGGCGCAGAACCATGGGCTGGTGGAAGCGCCTCTTTACACTGAAGGAAGAAAAGCCGAAAATG TACTTCATGACCATGATCGTCTCCCTTGCTGCAGTGGCTTGGGTGGGACAGCAGGTGCACAACCTTTTGCTCACCTACTTGATCG tgACCTTCTTCCTGCTGCTTCCTGGACTGAACCAGCATGGGATTATTTCCAAATACATTGGCATGGCCAAGCGGGAGATAAACAAGTTGCTCAagcaaaaagtgaagaaaaatgaataa